The following is a genomic window from Burkholderia cepacia ATCC 25416.
CGGTGACGGAGATCGGCGCGCTGTGCCGCGCGCGCGGCATCGTGTTCCACTGCGACGCCGTGCAGGCGGCCGGCAAGATCCCGGTCGACGTGAATGCGTTGAACGTCGACCTGCTGACGGTGACCGCGCACAAGGTTTACGGCCCGAAGGGAATCGGCGCGCTGTACGTGCGCCGCAAGCCGCGCGTGCGGATCGAAGCGCAGATGCACGGCGGCGGCCATGAGCGCGGGATGCGCTCGGGCACGCTGCCCACGCACCAGATCGTCGGGATGGGCGAGGCGTTCCGGCTCGCGAAGGAAGAGATGGCGGAGGAAAGCCGCCGGGTCGGCGCATTGCGCGACCGGTTGCTGGCCGGCCTGTCGACGCTCGACGAGGTTTACGTGAACGGCGATCTCGCCCGCCGGATTCCGCACAACCTGAACGTCAGCTTCAATTTCGTCGAAGGCGAATCGCTGATCATGGGGATCAAGGGTGTCGCGGTATCGTCAGGCTCCGCGTGCACGTCGGCATCGCTGGAGCCGTCGTACGTGCTGCGCGCGCTGGGCCGCAGCGACGAGCTCGCGCACAGCTCGATCCGCTTCACGCTCGGCCGCTTCACGACCGAAGCCGAAGTGGACGGCGTCATTGCGCAGGTGCGCGACACGGTCGGCAAGCTGCGCGCATTGAGCCCGCTGTGGGACATGCATCTCGAAGGGGTCGACCTGA
Proteins encoded in this region:
- a CDS encoding IscS subfamily cysteine desulfurase; translation: MQSRPIYMDYSATTPVDPRVVDKMVPFLHEQFGNPASRSHSYGWDAEQAVEEARAHVAALLGADPREIVWTSGATEGNNLAIKGAAHFYQGKGRHLVTVKTEHKAVLDTCRELERQGFDVTYLDVREDGLLDLDTVRQALRADTILVSVMLANNETGVIQPVTEIGALCRARGIVFHCDAVQAAGKIPVDVNALNVDLLTVTAHKVYGPKGIGALYVRRKPRVRIEAQMHGGGHERGMRSGTLPTHQIVGMGEAFRLAKEEMAEESRRVGALRDRLLAGLSTLDEVYVNGDLARRIPHNLNVSFNFVEGESLIMGIKGVAVSSGSACTSASLEPSYVLRALGRSDELAHSSIRFTLGRFTTEAEVDGVIAQVRDTVGKLRALSPLWDMHLEGVDLNTIEWAAH